One Pontibacillus yanchengensis DNA window includes the following coding sequences:
- a CDS encoding 2-oxoglutarate dehydrogenase E1 component — MSNKISGSNTNIWEQFHGPNMGYIEEQYDLYLDDPTRVDASLKEVFDKYGAPDWMQGQGGQAVEQGASSGDIKKVTSAMKLVEAIRRNGHLEANIYAVPPQEERYSPLLDSKTYGLSEKDLESIPATWIWEEAPNHVHNGKQVIQELKKYYAGNISFEVDHVHNDEEHNWIQHKIETGAYQVSLDNDRKKELLNQLTEVEGFEHFLAKTFVAQKRFSIEGLDVMVPMLDYMVRASSEDKMNDIMMGMAHRGRLNVLAHILGKPYEKIFSEFHHAPNKELVPSEGSMGINYGWTGDVKYHFGASRDVKNSHEERSTRVTLAHNPSHLEFVNPVVEGFTRAAQDDRSERGDVSQDTGKAFSILIHGDAAFPGEGVVAETLNMSDLPGYRAGGSIHIIANNLLGFTTGQKEGRSTRYASDLAKGYEIPIIHVNADDPEACLSAVQLAYEYRQKFHKDFLIDLVGYRRYGHNEMDEPRGTQPYLYQRIDQQPTVATRYAQHLQEEGTISEGEFDQVKETIDQKLKDIYENMKENETGERDVKKLPEAVESKLEDIETAVPLDQLKELNKGLLQRPDNFNVFRKLEKILQRRENALEEGNKVDWALGESLAFASILADGKPIRMTGQDSQRGTFAHRHLVLHDVEDGSTYCPMHGLEQAQASFSIHNSPLNETGVLGFEYGYSVQAPEALVIWEAQYGDFANAGQVIIDQFISAGRAKWGEKSSLVMLLPHGYEGQGPEHSSARLERFLTLSAEHNWTVANVTSAAQYFHLLRRQAEIGDRDEARPLVLMSPKSLIRNQRVASDGKLLSEGKFEPLLEQPGLGKNEEQVTRIVIGSGKIMVDIEEAIDEAKDNNWDWLHVLRAEQIYPFPDRQLQETLERYPNVKEIVWVQEEPRNMGSWDFVKEILYELIGDDQELSYSGRPHRSSPAVGEPNIHKTEQNRIIHEALKLNKGGDTNEGN; from the coding sequence GTGTCGAATAAGATTAGCGGTTCCAATACTAATATTTGGGAACAATTTCATGGCCCCAACATGGGGTACATTGAAGAGCAGTACGATTTATACTTAGACGATCCAACTAGGGTCGATGCATCATTAAAAGAGGTTTTTGATAAATATGGTGCTCCAGATTGGATGCAAGGTCAAGGTGGTCAAGCTGTAGAGCAAGGGGCATCCTCTGGAGATATTAAAAAGGTTACCTCAGCTATGAAATTGGTTGAGGCTATTCGTCGTAATGGGCATTTAGAAGCCAATATTTACGCTGTTCCACCTCAGGAGGAAAGGTATTCTCCACTACTTGATTCAAAAACTTACGGCTTGTCTGAGAAGGATTTGGAATCAATACCAGCTACTTGGATATGGGAAGAGGCCCCAAACCATGTTCATAATGGGAAGCAGGTCATTCAAGAGCTGAAAAAGTACTATGCTGGTAATATCTCATTTGAAGTGGATCATGTTCATAACGATGAAGAGCACAACTGGATACAACATAAAATTGAAACTGGTGCTTACCAAGTATCTTTAGATAATGACAGAAAGAAGGAACTATTAAATCAATTAACCGAAGTGGAAGGTTTTGAGCATTTTCTAGCAAAGACATTTGTTGCACAGAAGCGTTTCTCCATTGAAGGATTAGACGTAATGGTTCCAATGCTTGATTATATGGTCCGTGCTTCGTCTGAAGATAAGATGAATGACATTATGATGGGGATGGCGCACCGTGGCCGACTAAATGTATTAGCCCATATCCTAGGGAAACCTTATGAAAAGATTTTCTCTGAATTCCACCATGCTCCAAATAAAGAACTTGTGCCTTCAGAAGGTTCAATGGGAATTAACTATGGTTGGACTGGAGATGTAAAATATCACTTTGGTGCTAGTCGTGATGTTAAGAATAGTCATGAAGAACGTTCTACGAGGGTGACACTAGCCCACAATCCATCTCACTTGGAGTTTGTTAATCCAGTTGTGGAAGGATTTACTCGTGCTGCACAAGACGACCGAAGTGAGCGCGGGGATGTTTCACAGGATACAGGTAAAGCTTTTTCCATTTTGATTCACGGAGATGCTGCATTTCCAGGTGAAGGTGTCGTAGCGGAAACGTTAAATATGAGTGATTTACCAGGCTATCGCGCTGGTGGTTCCATTCATATTATAGCGAATAATTTACTAGGCTTTACAACGGGTCAAAAGGAAGGGCGTTCTACTCGTTATGCTAGTGACCTTGCCAAGGGATATGAAATTCCGATTATTCACGTTAATGCAGATGATCCTGAAGCTTGCTTGTCAGCTGTACAATTGGCCTATGAATATCGTCAGAAATTCCATAAGGATTTCTTAATAGATCTTGTCGGGTATCGTCGTTATGGACATAATGAGATGGATGAGCCACGTGGAACACAGCCTTATTTATATCAACGCATTGATCAGCAGCCTACTGTAGCTACTCGATATGCTCAACATCTTCAAGAAGAAGGAACCATCAGCGAAGGTGAATTTGATCAAGTGAAAGAAACGATTGATCAGAAGCTAAAAGATATTTATGAAAACATGAAAGAAAATGAAACGGGTGAGCGGGATGTTAAGAAGCTTCCTGAAGCAGTAGAAAGTAAGCTTGAGGATATTGAAACAGCCGTACCGTTAGACCAACTAAAAGAATTAAATAAAGGATTACTTCAGCGCCCGGATAACTTTAATGTATTCCGTAAGCTTGAGAAAATTTTACAACGGCGTGAAAATGCTCTAGAAGAAGGTAATAAAGTGGATTGGGCACTTGGGGAATCACTGGCATTTGCTTCTATTCTTGCAGATGGAAAACCAATTCGCATGACTGGACAAGATAGCCAACGTGGTACATTTGCTCATCGCCATTTAGTGTTGCATGATGTGGAAGATGGTTCGACATATTGTCCTATGCATGGCTTAGAACAAGCTCAAGCTTCGTTCTCAATTCATAATAGTCCTCTTAATGAAACAGGTGTGTTAGGCTTTGAATATGGATATAGTGTCCAGGCACCGGAAGCACTTGTTATTTGGGAAGCCCAATATGGTGACTTTGCAAATGCTGGCCAAGTTATAATAGATCAGTTCATTTCAGCGGGACGTGCAAAATGGGGAGAAAAGTCGAGCTTGGTGATGTTGCTTCCTCATGGATATGAAGGTCAAGGACCAGAGCACTCCAGTGCACGATTAGAGCGTTTCTTAACACTAAGCGCTGAGCATAACTGGACTGTTGCTAATGTTACTTCTGCAGCGCAATACTTTCATTTACTACGTCGTCAAGCTGAAATCGGAGACCGCGATGAAGCTCGTCCACTTGTATTAATGTCTCCAAAGAGCTTAATACGAAATCAGCGAGTTGCTTCTGATGGTAAATTATTAAGCGAGGGTAAGTTTGAACCGTTGCTTGAACAACCTGGACTTGGAAAGAATGAAGAACAAGTGACTCGTATTGTAATTGGTAGCGGAAAGATTATGGTTGATATAGAAGAGGCAATTGATGAAGCGAAAGACAATAATTGGGATTGGCTACACGTACTACGTGCAGAACAAATCTATCCATTCCCTGATCGTCAGCTACAAGAAACGTTAGAGCGTTATCCTAATGTGAAAGAAATTGTTTGGGTCCAAGAAGAACCAAGAAATATGGGTAGTTGGGATTTCGTGAAAGAAATTCTTTATGAACTAATTGGAGATGACCAAGAACTAAGTTACAGTGGTCGTCCTCATCGATCTTCTCCAGCCGTAGGAGAACCGAACATCCACAAAACAGAGCAAAATAGAATCATTCATGAAGCGTTGAAGCTAAACAAAGGAGGAGATACCAATGAAGGAAATTAA
- a CDS encoding RNA degradosome polyphosphate kinase, which produces MNQVTDLGNPQFYNNRELSWLAFNERVLQEALDKRNPLLERCKFLAIFSSNLDEFFMVRVAGLKDQVKAGFNKPENKAGLTPKEQLVKISEKNHKLVDMQYSTYQHVLIPMLEKENVFFVSIDDLNEEEQNLMEHYFDEQIFPVLTPMAVDAYRPFPMLLNKSINLAVVLEDEYDEFESEIKTAIVQVPAVLDRFIEIENEDNDDKKRFIMLEDVISYYIQKMFKGYKVKSVTEFRITRNADMTIHEEGARDLLKEIEKELKKRKWGAAVRLEIKRNQFDPQVLEFLLNVLEIHRKDVYEVEGPLDLTYLFKFHKELESYRENLVYEGLIPQPPKDLGSEEELFDIASERDIFLHHPYEAFQPVLDFVSEAADDPDVLAIKQTLYRVSGDSPVIDGLKRAAESGKQVTVLVELKARFDEENNVQWAKELEKAGCHVIYGMNYLKTHSKITLVVRRKKHQIQRFVHLGTGNYNDQTAKLYTDMGIITSDRKFGIDGTNFFNYLSGYTEKPSYHHISMAPFDIKKDFLKYMDEEIENHRLYGNGKIIAKMNSLTDKDLIMKMYECSCAGVQIDLIVRGICCLRPGIEDVSENIRVRSIVGRFLEHSRIYYFYSNGEDKMFLSSADMMTRNMEKRVELLFPIYDIHVKDRLYNILQIMLSDNMKARVQDDHGNYHYVKKPEDEKEIDSQMDLFGMAYTVKEDEE; this is translated from the coding sequence ATGAATCAAGTAACTGATTTAGGAAACCCTCAATTTTATAATAACCGAGAATTAAGCTGGCTAGCATTTAATGAACGAGTTCTTCAAGAAGCTTTAGATAAACGCAACCCTTTATTGGAAAGATGTAAATTCTTAGCCATTTTTAGTTCCAATCTAGATGAATTTTTCATGGTTCGTGTGGCAGGATTAAAAGACCAAGTGAAAGCTGGATTCAATAAACCAGAAAACAAGGCTGGCTTAACACCTAAAGAACAACTAGTAAAGATCTCCGAAAAAAACCATAAGCTTGTTGATATGCAATACTCAACGTATCAACATGTGCTGATACCAATGCTCGAGAAAGAAAATGTCTTCTTTGTATCAATTGACGATTTAAATGAAGAAGAACAGAATCTAATGGAGCATTATTTTGATGAGCAAATCTTCCCTGTTTTAACACCTATGGCTGTCGATGCATATAGACCTTTCCCTATGCTACTCAACAAAAGTATCAACTTAGCTGTAGTGTTAGAAGATGAATATGATGAATTTGAAAGTGAGATCAAAACAGCTATTGTCCAAGTTCCAGCTGTGTTGGATCGTTTTATTGAAATTGAAAATGAAGACAATGATGATAAGAAACGCTTCATTATGCTTGAAGATGTCATCAGTTACTATATACAAAAGATGTTTAAAGGCTATAAGGTAAAGTCTGTGACTGAATTCAGAATTACTAGAAATGCTGATATGACGATTCATGAAGAAGGAGCTAGAGACCTTCTTAAAGAAATTGAAAAAGAGTTAAAGAAACGTAAGTGGGGAGCGGCGGTTCGCTTAGAAATTAAACGAAATCAGTTTGATCCACAAGTGCTTGAGTTTTTATTAAATGTATTAGAAATTCATCGCAAAGATGTGTATGAGGTCGAAGGTCCATTAGATCTAACGTATCTGTTCAAATTCCATAAAGAGTTAGAATCATATCGAGAAAACTTGGTCTATGAAGGGCTAATTCCTCAGCCACCTAAAGATTTAGGTTCTGAAGAAGAATTGTTTGATATTGCTTCTGAACGCGATATATTCTTGCACCACCCTTATGAGGCATTTCAGCCAGTATTAGATTTTGTTTCGGAAGCAGCTGATGACCCTGATGTGCTTGCAATTAAACAAACGCTTTATCGAGTGAGTGGGGATTCACCTGTAATAGATGGGTTAAAACGCGCAGCTGAGAGCGGAAAGCAAGTAACTGTACTTGTCGAATTAAAGGCTCGCTTTGATGAAGAGAATAACGTACAATGGGCAAAAGAGCTTGAAAAAGCTGGATGTCATGTAATATATGGTATGAACTACTTGAAAACACACAGTAAAATTACACTTGTTGTGCGTAGAAAGAAACATCAAATCCAACGCTTTGTTCACCTTGGAACAGGTAACTATAATGATCAGACCGCCAAACTATATACTGATATGGGGATTATTACGTCAGATCGTAAGTTTGGTATAGATGGAACAAATTTCTTTAACTATTTAAGTGGATACACGGAGAAACCATCCTATCATCATATCTCTATGGCGCCTTTTGATATTAAGAAGGATTTCTTGAAATATATGGATGAAGAAATAGAAAATCATCGTCTGTACGGCAATGGTAAAATCATTGCCAAAATGAATTCTCTTACGGACAAAGACCTTATTATGAAAATGTATGAATGTTCTTGTGCAGGAGTACAGATTGATTTAATTGTACGTGGTATCTGTTGCTTACGTCCTGGAATTGAAGATGTTAGTGAAAATATTAGAGTGAGAAGCATCGTAGGGAGATTTTTGGAGCATAGTAGGATTTATTACTTTTATAGTAATGGTGAAGATAAAATGTTCCTTTCTTCCGCTGATATGATGACGAGAAATATGGAAAAAAGGGTAGAATTACTATTCCCTATTTACGATATCCATGTGAAAGATCGCTTGTATAATATCCTTCAAATTATGTTATCTGACAACATGAAAGCAAGGGTTCAAGATGATCATGGAAACTATCACTACGTTAAAAAACCAGAAGATGAAAAAGAAATTGATAGTCAAATGGACCTTTTTGGTATGGCTTATACCGTGAAAGAAGACGAAGAATAA
- the ppx gene encoding exopolyphosphatase has protein sequence MSKEYYAIIDIGSNTVRLVIYLREKSGRFQEIENVKAVARLRNYLEETNVLNQDGIEVLLKILKSFKEVTDTYDLNQIICVATATIRQAENQQEIISEVEQRIGYNIQTLSEEEEAYYGYLAVVNSTAIEEGITVDIGGGSTEITYFENREIKHSHSFPFGALTLKQMFVKNDVPSEKEMHKVRDYLREQFNSLPWLKSCNVPLIGIGGSARNMVQVDQALKSYPLAGLHQYRMYENDMAFIKNYLLTLSFKKLQKVEGLTKDRADIILPAIEVFHSLYEYVDSSSFILSRKGLRDGIFYEQLTHDFGISVFPNVIEESFNELAVDFDIDYKHVHQVTDIALKLFEEFRMQGVGHVTKADVGLLKRGAFVFNLGEYIDSESSSQHTFYLLANRTIDGLLHQERLKIALIASYKSKPIFKQYLSPYKHWFVKEEQKKLRTLGAMIKLAFSFDSTRRSIVDDLDIDIQDEDINITAYCNQESMPEEYQVEKQKKHLEKALKKKINVVFQPHE, from the coding sequence TTGAGCAAAGAATATTATGCGATAATCGATATAGGTTCAAATACAGTTCGACTTGTCATTTATCTTCGTGAGAAAAGTGGACGTTTTCAAGAAATAGAGAACGTAAAAGCTGTTGCACGACTTCGAAATTACTTAGAGGAAACAAACGTTTTAAATCAAGATGGTATCGAAGTATTATTAAAGATACTAAAAAGCTTCAAAGAGGTTACAGACACATACGATCTTAATCAAATTATATGTGTAGCGACTGCTACCATTCGACAGGCGGAGAATCAACAAGAGATTATTTCAGAAGTAGAACAGAGAATCGGCTATAACATCCAAACGCTTTCAGAAGAAGAAGAGGCGTATTATGGGTATCTAGCTGTTGTAAATTCAACCGCTATTGAAGAAGGAATTACAGTAGATATAGGAGGAGGAAGTACGGAAATTACGTACTTTGAAAATCGTGAAATTAAGCACTCCCACAGTTTTCCGTTCGGAGCACTAACATTAAAGCAAATGTTTGTGAAAAATGATGTACCATCGGAAAAGGAAATGCATAAGGTAAGAGATTACCTGCGCGAACAGTTTAATTCGCTACCATGGTTAAAATCTTGCAATGTGCCATTAATCGGAATTGGTGGAAGTGCGCGAAATATGGTTCAAGTGGATCAAGCTCTAAAGAGTTATCCTCTTGCTGGCTTACACCAGTATCGCATGTATGAAAATGATATGGCGTTTATAAAAAATTATCTGCTAACCTTATCATTTAAAAAGTTGCAAAAGGTGGAAGGACTTACAAAAGATCGTGCTGATATTATCCTTCCTGCTATTGAAGTCTTTCATTCTTTATATGAATACGTGGATTCCTCATCATTTATTTTAAGCCGTAAAGGTCTACGAGATGGCATTTTTTATGAGCAATTAACGCATGATTTTGGGATATCTGTTTTCCCAAACGTTATCGAGGAAAGCTTCAATGAGCTTGCTGTTGATTTTGATATTGATTATAAACATGTTCATCAAGTTACAGATATTGCTCTTAAGCTATTTGAGGAATTTAGAATGCAGGGGGTAGGACATGTAACCAAGGCGGATGTTGGTTTATTAAAAAGAGGAGCTTTTGTATTTAATTTAGGCGAATACATTGATTCAGAGTCTTCTTCTCAGCACACTTTTTATTTGTTAGCTAACCGAACCATAGATGGATTATTACATCAGGAACGTCTGAAAATTGCTTTAATTGCATCTTATAAAAGTAAGCCTATCTTCAAACAATACTTATCACCATATAAACATTGGTTTGTGAAAGAAGAACAGAAGAAATTAAGAACATTAGGGGCTATGATTAAACTCGCTTTCAGCTTTGATTCTACAAGAAGAAGTATTGTAGATGATTTGGATATAGATATTCAGGATGAGGATATAAATATCACTGCATACTGCAACCAAGAATCAATGCCTGAAGAATATCAGGTAGAGAAACAAAAGAAGCACTTAGAGAAAGCATTGAAGAAGAAAATTAATGTTGTCTTCCAACCTCATGAATAA